Proteins encoded within one genomic window of Amycolatopsis nigrescens CSC17Ta-90:
- a CDS encoding peroxiredoxin, with product MEKGELAPDFTLADEKGDQRSLSEFLAAGPVVLFFYPAAMTTGCTAESCHFRDLAAEFGELGAQRLGISPDAVAKQQEFSAKHGFDYPLLSDPDGAVAKQFGVRRRFGPLLTKRHTFVIDTDRKVLEVIKSELKFAKHADEALEVLRARKAA from the coding sequence ATGGAAAAGGGAGAGCTTGCCCCGGACTTCACCCTGGCCGACGAGAAGGGGGACCAGCGTTCGCTCTCCGAGTTCCTCGCCGCCGGACCGGTGGTGCTGTTCTTCTACCCGGCCGCGATGACCACCGGCTGCACCGCGGAGAGCTGCCACTTCCGCGACCTGGCCGCGGAGTTCGGCGAGCTCGGCGCGCAGCGGCTCGGCATCAGCCCGGACGCGGTGGCCAAGCAACAGGAGTTCTCGGCAAAGCACGGCTTCGACTACCCGCTGCTGTCCGACCCGGACGGCGCGGTGGCCAAGCAGTTCGGCGTGCGCCGCCGGTTCGGCCCGCTGCTCACCAAGCGGCACACCTTCGTCATCGACACCGACCGCAAGGTGCTCGAGGTGATCAAGAGCGAGCTCAAGTTCGCCAAGCACGCGGACGAGGCGCTCGAGGTGCTGCGGGCCCGCAAGGCCGCCTGA